One Arthrobacter sp. StoSoilB19 DNA window includes the following coding sequences:
- a CDS encoding carboxylesterase family protein → MSSEPALTSQLLFHPPCGPVAGWRDGEVIRATGIPYAEAARFQPPVQVPDWTSELSATSLSPACPQAPVPFLDDVLGTRYGELPGSEDCQNLSITMPGDVRPDEKLPVMVWIHGGSYTTGSGDLAIFDPARLVAENRVIVVSVTYRLGLFGFLATPAGRPGNLGLLDQLEAFRWVQRNIQAFGGDPRRVTAFGQSAGGDAIAHLMATPEAPTLFQRAIIQSAPLGITRGRAKMNHAMGIAAESVTEQTPAMDVVAVEEQVTQVAKKFGMLAAMPFGTQYAHDPLPEEAGIEAAWDRTAPGIEVLIGHTSEEARLFLPRSPRLMRLAGIPLVGQHAVRAIDWVVTETVYGRATRRFARRHAKAGGKAHRYLLTWHAPGNIFGAAHTVDLPLLLGTRETWDGVGLIAGARWEDVEAAGRKVRALWAGFARGADLGKSGGITGVLQYQAA, encoded by the coding sequence GTGAGTTCTGAGCCAGCACTGACTTCCCAGCTCTTGTTCCATCCGCCCTGCGGCCCTGTCGCCGGCTGGCGGGACGGCGAGGTTATCCGCGCCACAGGGATCCCGTACGCCGAGGCCGCCCGGTTCCAGCCGCCCGTGCAGGTCCCGGACTGGACCTCCGAGCTGTCCGCCACGTCCCTCTCCCCTGCCTGCCCCCAGGCGCCCGTGCCGTTCCTCGACGACGTCCTGGGCACCAGATACGGGGAGCTTCCGGGGAGCGAGGACTGCCAGAACCTTTCCATCACCATGCCCGGCGACGTCAGGCCGGACGAAAAACTGCCCGTCATGGTCTGGATCCACGGCGGCTCCTACACCACCGGCTCCGGGGACCTGGCCATCTTCGACCCCGCCCGGCTGGTGGCCGAGAACCGCGTCATCGTGGTCTCCGTGACGTACCGGCTGGGGCTGTTCGGGTTCCTGGCCACACCCGCGGGACGTCCCGGCAACCTGGGGCTCCTGGACCAATTGGAGGCATTCCGGTGGGTGCAGCGGAATATCCAGGCCTTTGGCGGCGACCCCCGCCGGGTCACCGCATTCGGCCAGTCCGCCGGTGGTGACGCGATCGCCCACCTGATGGCCACACCCGAGGCGCCCACCCTCTTCCAGCGCGCCATCATCCAAAGTGCACCGCTGGGCATCACCCGCGGGCGGGCCAAAATGAACCACGCCATGGGCATTGCCGCCGAATCGGTCACCGAACAGACACCGGCCATGGACGTGGTGGCGGTCGAGGAACAGGTCACCCAGGTGGCCAAAAAGTTCGGCATGCTGGCCGCCATGCCCTTTGGCACACAGTACGCGCACGATCCACTCCCGGAGGAAGCCGGGATCGAAGCGGCGTGGGACCGGACGGCGCCCGGCATCGAGGTGCTGATCGGCCATACCTCGGAGGAGGCCCGCCTGTTCCTTCCCCGCAGCCCTCGACTGATGCGGCTGGCCGGTATCCCCTTGGTGGGTCAGCACGCCGTGCGTGCCATCGACTGGGTGGTCACCGAAACCGTGTACGGCCGGGCAACGCGCCGGTTCGCCCGGCGCCACGCCAAAGCGGGCGGAAAAGCCCACCGGTACCTCCTGACCTGGCATGCCCCCGGCAACATCTTTGGCGCGGCCCACACCGTGGACCTGCCCCTGCTGCTCGGCACCAGGGAAACATGGGACGGGGTGGGACTGATCGCCGGCGCCCGCTGGGAGGACGTGGAGGCGGCTGGCCGGAAGGTGCGGGCCCTGTGGGCCGGTTTCGCCCGCGGCGCCGACCTTGGGAAGTCCGGCGGCATCACCGGAGTCCTGCAGTATCAGGCAGCCTGA
- a CDS encoding inorganic diphosphatase, with amino-acid sequence MKHDVTIEIPKGSRVKYEVDHETGRVRLDRVLFTSMQYPTHYGYFENTLGEDGDPLDALVLLQDFDLHPGVIVESRPIGVFNMTDDGGGDAKILCVPVDARFDHIQEVSDVNEFLIKEIEHFFTRYKDLEPGKWVKAEGWGDRAAAEAELEASIKRYVPASH; translated from the coding sequence ATGAAGCACGACGTGACCATCGAGATCCCCAAGGGATCGCGCGTCAAGTACGAAGTTGACCACGAGACCGGCCGTGTCCGCCTGGACCGCGTCCTCTTCACCTCAATGCAGTACCCCACGCACTACGGGTACTTCGAAAACACCCTCGGCGAGGACGGCGACCCGCTGGACGCGCTGGTGCTCCTGCAGGACTTCGACCTGCACCCCGGCGTCATCGTCGAGTCCCGCCCCATCGGTGTCTTCAACATGACGGACGACGGCGGCGGGGACGCCAAGATCCTCTGCGTCCCCGTGGATGCCCGCTTTGACCACATCCAGGAAGTCAGCGACGTCAACGAATTCCTGATCAAGGAGATCGAGCACTTCTTCACCCGCTACAAGGACCTGGAGCCCGGCAAGTGGGTCAAGGCCGAGGGCTGGGGCGACCGCGCCGCGGCCGAAGCCGAGCTGGAAGCCTCCATCAAGCGTTACGTGCCCGCGTCGCACTAG
- the dacB gene encoding D-alanyl-D-alanine carboxypeptidase/D-alanyl-D-alanine-endopeptidase, translated as MTKTTGQEPLRAHRSGRPGSPGRTPAVGPRKPWPLALAALILLVLALPGALLVAPGFLGPGFFGAAPQPAPAPPAWQQAPATLSAPQALAPLQQSAPVPLPSAVAAQVDPALKADGGGTFTGMVQDALTGQVLFDRGGAESRVPASNLKLLTAVAALRTLGPDHRFATKVVPGPAAGQVVLVGGGDVLLAAGESKPDQVMGHAGLATLAALTVQALQAAGTTGDIKVVVDDSLFTGAALNPAWQSGDVEAGEIAPLYPLALNSARFDPAVTTGPRPQDSAITAAEEFAARLRAAGAGAGLTVAAGVERSPGASQAAAPALAAVQSATVAEQVNLMLQVSDNYLAETMGRMAALATGRPGSNDGATAVVAAELAAAGIPSDAVKLVDVCGLAMGNQVAARQFTDVVRAITTGADTRLRAALDGFPVGGLSGTLDTRYGDATTSGGAGLVRAKTGTLNTVLALSGYVVDSDGRLLVFSFIGNGLTPGAAGNKEALDRAATALAGCGCR; from the coding sequence ATGACCAAAACAACCGGCCAGGAACCGTTGCGCGCGCACCGGTCCGGGCGCCCCGGCAGCCCTGGCCGGACCCCCGCGGTAGGGCCGCGCAAGCCCTGGCCGCTGGCCCTGGCGGCCTTGATCCTGCTTGTCCTCGCCCTCCCGGGAGCCCTGCTGGTGGCCCCCGGATTCCTGGGCCCAGGGTTCTTTGGTGCGGCTCCCCAGCCCGCCCCGGCGCCTCCAGCCTGGCAGCAGGCCCCCGCCACCCTGTCCGCCCCGCAGGCGCTCGCCCCGCTTCAGCAGTCCGCCCCAGTGCCCCTTCCGTCAGCGGTGGCAGCCCAGGTGGACCCGGCATTGAAGGCCGACGGCGGCGGTACCTTCACCGGCATGGTGCAGGACGCGCTCACGGGCCAGGTCCTCTTTGACCGGGGCGGCGCGGAAAGCCGGGTGCCGGCGTCGAACCTTAAACTGCTGACGGCGGTGGCCGCACTGCGCACCCTGGGGCCGGACCACCGCTTCGCCACCAAGGTGGTGCCGGGCCCCGCCGCCGGGCAGGTGGTGCTGGTGGGCGGCGGCGACGTCCTCCTGGCCGCCGGGGAGTCGAAGCCGGACCAGGTTATGGGCCACGCCGGCCTTGCCACCCTTGCCGCCCTTACGGTGCAGGCCCTGCAGGCCGCCGGAACCACGGGAGACATCAAGGTAGTGGTGGATGACTCCCTCTTCACCGGCGCGGCGTTGAATCCGGCCTGGCAGAGCGGCGACGTGGAGGCGGGCGAAATAGCGCCGCTGTACCCCCTGGCCCTCAACTCTGCACGCTTCGACCCCGCCGTCACCACCGGCCCCCGGCCCCAGGATTCCGCCATAACCGCCGCGGAGGAGTTCGCGGCCCGGCTCCGTGCGGCAGGTGCCGGGGCCGGCCTCACCGTGGCGGCCGGCGTCGAACGCTCACCCGGCGCGTCCCAAGCCGCCGCCCCAGCCCTGGCGGCCGTCCAATCGGCCACCGTGGCTGAGCAGGTGAACCTGATGCTGCAGGTATCTGACAATTACCTTGCCGAAACCATGGGCCGGATGGCCGCGTTGGCCACCGGCCGGCCCGGAAGCAATGACGGTGCCACGGCCGTGGTCGCGGCCGAACTCGCGGCAGCGGGCATCCCCTCTGACGCCGTGAAGCTGGTGGATGTGTGCGGGCTGGCCATGGGCAACCAGGTTGCGGCCCGCCAGTTCACTGACGTGGTGCGGGCCATCACCACCGGCGCCGACACCAGGCTGCGGGCCGCCCTGGACGGCTTTCCGGTTGGTGGCCTGTCAGGAACCCTGGACACCCGCTACGGGGATGCCACCACGTCCGGCGGTGCCGGCCTGGTTCGCGCCAAGACCGGGACACTGAACACCGTTCTGGCGCTGAGCGGATATGTGGTGGACTCCGACGGGCGGCTCCTGGTCTTCTCCTTCATCGGCAACGGCCTGACCCCGGGCGCGGCCGGCAACAAGGAAGCCCTGGACCGGGCCGCCACGGCGCTGGCAGGCTGCGGCTGCCGCTAG
- a CDS encoding zinc-dependent metalloprotease, producing MESTARESASTLSPTAQSLINWDLAASAAARLAPAGPELDEKAIGEAVDSLRRLADASVPHVHDITGLEAARDLRDSSVLVVDRASWAKANTQSFAVMLKPAMQKMLDSRRGSLSPAAAQVSGAITGGQLGAVLAFLSSKVLGQYDPFAALAENSTAPAAGRLLLVAPNIVSVERELNVTPEDFRLWVCLHEQTHRVQFAAAPWLRHHMLEQIDELSGHLLGNVDTLMERATAAARSLKDRSATGNTPGRGAILDLLQDPEEKAAISHLTAVMSLLEGHANVVMDAVDASIVPSVKTIRQRFNDRGKDRGVIEKFIRSLLGLDAKMRQYSDGARFVRAVVDVAGMDGFNKVWESVDHLPTEPEIHDAKLWLERMGH from the coding sequence ATGGAGTCCACTGCGCGCGAATCCGCATCGACGTTGTCCCCAACAGCCCAGTCCCTGATCAACTGGGACCTCGCTGCGTCTGCCGCAGCGCGGCTGGCTCCCGCCGGGCCGGAGCTCGATGAAAAGGCCATCGGGGAAGCGGTGGACAGCCTTCGACGGCTGGCGGACGCTTCCGTTCCGCACGTGCACGACATCACCGGCCTGGAGGCGGCGCGCGACCTTCGCGATTCCTCGGTGCTGGTGGTGGACCGAGCGTCCTGGGCCAAAGCCAACACGCAGAGTTTCGCGGTGATGCTCAAACCCGCAATGCAGAAGATGCTGGACAGCCGCCGCGGAAGCCTCAGCCCCGCTGCCGCCCAGGTCAGCGGCGCCATCACCGGCGGTCAGTTGGGCGCCGTGCTTGCCTTCCTGTCCAGCAAGGTCCTGGGCCAGTACGATCCCTTCGCGGCGCTGGCAGAAAACTCCACGGCTCCCGCGGCCGGCCGGCTCCTGCTGGTGGCCCCCAACATCGTGTCGGTGGAACGGGAACTCAACGTCACGCCCGAGGACTTCCGGCTCTGGGTCTGCCTGCACGAGCAAACCCACCGTGTCCAGTTTGCGGCCGCCCCCTGGCTGCGGCACCACATGCTGGAACAAATCGACGAACTCAGCGGCCACCTGCTGGGCAACGTCGACACCCTGATGGAGCGCGCCACCGCTGCTGCCCGCTCCCTGAAGGACCGCTCCGCCACCGGAAACACTCCCGGCCGCGGCGCAATCCTGGACCTGCTGCAGGATCCGGAGGAAAAGGCCGCCATCTCGCACCTCACCGCCGTCATGAGCCTCCTCGAAGGGCACGCCAACGTGGTGATGGACGCCGTCGACGCCAGCATCGTCCCGTCCGTGAAGACCATCCGGCAGCGGTTCAACGACCGCGGCAAGGACCGGGGCGTGATCGAGAAGTTCATCCGCAGCCTCCTGGGCCTGGACGCCAAGATGCGCCAGTACTCCGACGGCGCCCGCTTCGTCCGGGCCGTGGTGGACGTGGCCGGAATGGACGGCTTCAACAAAGTCTGGGAGTCCGTGGACCACCTGCCTACCGAGCCCGAAATCCACGACGCCAAGCTGTGGCTTGAGCGGATGGGTCACTGA
- the tilS gene encoding tRNA lysidine(34) synthetase TilS — protein sequence MLQNALADAGYPGHVVVACSGGPDSLALAAVAAYFARRGHVDGRPLTVGAVVVDHQLQEGSGDIAARTAKTLEELGLSPVEIRTVTVAGAGMGPEAAAREARHAALEAAAAGQGAGAILLGHTLDDQAEQVLLGLARGSGSRSLAGMRPSRAGAGNSVLLRPFLGLRRADTEEICAVEDLDPWHDPTNADPAFARSRTRVEVLPHLEENLGPGVAESLARTAAILQLDADYLEAVAESTFASLVERDGGALALPEEALRALAPAIRFRVIAKAAADVGGQQPSYQRLLAAEALLRRQGSAGPVELPGGVSVYRLSLAQLEGSKDAGVPGAQGGPGSVPRERARCGKLVFRSQKPPAK from the coding sequence ATGCTGCAAAACGCGCTCGCCGATGCCGGATATCCCGGCCACGTCGTCGTGGCGTGCAGCGGAGGCCCCGATTCCCTGGCGCTGGCCGCCGTCGCTGCGTATTTTGCCCGGCGCGGGCATGTGGACGGACGCCCGCTGACCGTGGGAGCCGTGGTGGTGGACCACCAGCTGCAGGAGGGGTCCGGCGACATTGCCGCGCGCACCGCCAAGACCCTGGAGGAGCTGGGCCTTTCACCGGTTGAGATCCGCACGGTCACGGTGGCTGGTGCCGGTATGGGCCCAGAGGCCGCCGCACGCGAAGCCCGGCACGCCGCGCTCGAAGCCGCCGCGGCGGGACAGGGCGCCGGCGCCATCCTGCTGGGCCACACGCTCGACGACCAGGCGGAGCAGGTACTGCTGGGCCTGGCCCGGGGCTCCGGCTCCCGCTCGCTCGCGGGCATGCGGCCGTCCCGGGCAGGCGCCGGAAACAGTGTCCTGCTGCGCCCGTTCCTCGGCCTGCGCAGGGCGGACACCGAGGAGATCTGCGCGGTGGAGGACCTGGATCCCTGGCACGATCCCACCAACGCCGATCCCGCCTTTGCACGCTCCCGGACCCGCGTGGAGGTCCTTCCGCACCTCGAGGAGAACCTGGGCCCCGGGGTTGCCGAATCCCTGGCCCGGACCGCCGCCATCCTGCAGCTTGACGCCGACTACCTGGAGGCTGTGGCGGAAAGCACCTTCGCCTCCCTGGTGGAGCGGGACGGCGGCGCACTGGCGCTGCCCGAGGAGGCGTTGCGTGCCCTGGCCCCGGCCATCAGGTTCCGCGTGATCGCCAAGGCAGCGGCCGACGTCGGCGGCCAGCAGCCCAGCTACCAGCGCCTTTTGGCGGCGGAAGCGCTGCTGCGGCGCCAGGGTTCGGCGGGTCCGGTGGAGCTTCCCGGCGGCGTCAGCGTGTACCGGCTGTCGCTGGCACAGCTGGAGGGATCAAAGGACGCCGGCGTGCCGGGTGCCCAGGGCGGCCCCGGTTCTGTTCCCCGCGAACGGGCGCGCTGTGGGAAGCTAGTATTCCGGTCCCAAAAACCGCCCGCAAAATAG
- the hpt gene encoding hypoxanthine phosphoribosyltransferase: MDSNDVQADLKHVLYTKEQIQQRITELAAQIDKDYEGREILLVGVLKGAVMVMADLARALHSHISMDWMAVSSYGSGTQSSGVVRILKDLDTDLMGKDVLIVEDIIDSGLTLSWLKTNLESRGTASVEICTAFRKPTAAKVEIDVKYVGYDIPNEFVVGYGLDYAEKYRNLDFVGTLAPHVYE; this comes from the coding sequence GTGGATTCAAACGACGTCCAGGCAGATCTCAAGCACGTTCTCTACACCAAGGAGCAGATCCAGCAGCGGATCACCGAGCTCGCTGCGCAGATCGACAAGGACTACGAAGGGCGCGAGATCCTCCTGGTGGGCGTGCTCAAGGGCGCCGTCATGGTCATGGCTGACCTTGCCCGCGCACTCCACAGCCACATCTCCATGGACTGGATGGCAGTGTCCTCCTACGGTTCGGGCACCCAGTCCTCCGGCGTGGTACGCATCCTGAAGGATCTGGACACCGACCTGATGGGCAAGGACGTGCTGATCGTCGAGGACATCATCGACTCCGGCCTCACCCTGTCCTGGCTCAAGACCAATCTGGAGTCCCGCGGCACCGCGTCCGTGGAGATCTGCACGGCGTTCCGCAAACCCACAGCCGCCAAGGTGGAAATCGACGTCAAGTACGTCGGTTATGACATCCCCAACGAGTTCGTGGTGGGTTACGGCCTGGACTACGCCGAAAAGTACCGCAACCTTGACTTCGTGGGCACCCTGGCCCCGCACGTCTACGAGTAA
- the ftsH gene encoding ATP-dependent zinc metalloprotease FtsH: MKAKNFFKGPGIWIVVVVGLLLVAFATLAPGGAARIDTDKGLELLSGNKVEQAKIFDGENRVDLTLKDNLQVDGQDKGKSVQFFFVDARAQDVVKAVTDAKPAQGFTDQPIESNWFSGLLSLLIPVILLGALFWFLMTRMQGGGSKIMQFGKSKAKMVSKDMPQVTFADVAGADEAVEELQEIKEFLQEPAKFQAVGAKIPKGVLLYGPPGTGKTLLARAVAGEAGVPFFSISGSDFVEMFVGVGASRVRDLFEQAKANSPAIIFVDEIDAVGRHRGAGIGGGNDEREQTLNQLLVEMDGFDVKTNVILIAATNRPDVLDPALLRPGRFDRQVSVEAPDLIGRDQILQVHAKGKPMAPGVDLKGVAKKTPGYTGADLANVLNEAALLTARSNANLIDDRALDEAIDRVMAGPQKRSRVMKEHERKITAYHEGGHALVAAALRNSAPVTKITILPRGRALGYTMVVPENDKYSITRNELLDQMAYAMGGRVAEEIVFHDPSTGASNDIEKATGTARKMVTEYGMSERVGAVRLGQGGGEPFLGRDAGHERNYSDQIAYVVDEEVRRLIEQAHDEAYEILTENRDILDILALELLERETLNQSEIADIFRDVRKRDFREVWLSKETRPVQMAGPVESRQERAEREAQEEAKKARLDEPLDAQPPHSQGVPEDAPFHGGTSDSGPDTLRG; the protein is encoded by the coding sequence ATGAAAGCTAAGAACTTCTTCAAAGGCCCGGGCATCTGGATCGTCGTTGTGGTCGGTCTGCTCCTGGTGGCCTTTGCAACGCTCGCCCCCGGCGGTGCCGCCCGCATCGATACGGACAAGGGCCTGGAACTGCTCTCCGGCAACAAGGTGGAGCAGGCCAAGATCTTCGACGGCGAGAACCGCGTTGACCTCACGCTGAAGGACAACCTGCAGGTGGACGGGCAGGACAAAGGCAAGAGCGTCCAGTTCTTCTTCGTTGACGCCCGCGCACAGGACGTGGTGAAGGCTGTCACCGACGCCAAGCCGGCCCAGGGCTTCACCGACCAGCCGATTGAAAGCAACTGGTTCTCCGGCCTGCTCTCCCTCCTGATCCCCGTCATCCTGCTGGGTGCCCTCTTCTGGTTCCTGATGACCCGGATGCAGGGCGGCGGCTCCAAGATCATGCAGTTCGGCAAGTCCAAGGCCAAGATGGTCAGCAAGGACATGCCGCAGGTGACCTTCGCCGACGTCGCAGGCGCGGACGAGGCCGTCGAGGAACTGCAGGAGATCAAGGAATTCCTGCAGGAGCCTGCCAAGTTCCAGGCCGTTGGCGCCAAGATCCCCAAGGGCGTGCTGCTGTACGGCCCGCCCGGCACCGGCAAGACGCTGCTGGCCCGCGCAGTGGCCGGTGAGGCCGGCGTCCCCTTCTTCTCCATCTCGGGCTCGGACTTCGTGGAAATGTTCGTCGGCGTCGGCGCATCCCGCGTCCGCGACCTCTTTGAACAGGCCAAGGCCAACTCGCCCGCCATCATCTTCGTGGACGAGATCGACGCCGTTGGCCGCCACCGCGGTGCAGGCATCGGCGGCGGCAACGACGAACGCGAGCAGACCCTCAACCAGTTGCTGGTGGAGATGGACGGCTTCGACGTCAAAACCAACGTGATCCTCATCGCCGCCACCAACCGGCCCGACGTCCTGGACCCGGCACTGCTGCGCCCCGGCCGTTTCGACCGCCAGGTTTCGGTGGAGGCGCCGGACCTCATTGGCCGCGACCAGATCCTGCAGGTGCACGCCAAGGGCAAACCGATGGCGCCCGGCGTCGACCTGAAGGGTGTGGCGAAGAAGACGCCCGGCTACACCGGCGCAGACCTCGCCAACGTCCTCAACGAGGCCGCACTGCTCACCGCGCGCTCCAACGCCAACCTGATTGACGACCGCGCCCTGGACGAGGCCATTGACCGAGTCATGGCCGGCCCGCAGAAGCGCAGCCGCGTCATGAAGGAACACGAGCGCAAGATCACCGCCTACCACGAAGGCGGCCACGCCCTGGTGGCGGCAGCCCTGCGGAACTCGGCTCCGGTTACCAAGATCACCATCCTTCCGCGCGGCCGGGCCCTGGGCTACACCATGGTGGTCCCCGAAAACGACAAATACTCCATCACCCGCAACGAACTCCTCGACCAGATGGCCTACGCCATGGGCGGGCGCGTTGCCGAGGAGATCGTGTTCCACGACCCCTCCACCGGCGCCTCCAACGACATCGAGAAGGCCACCGGCACCGCCCGCAAGATGGTCACCGAGTACGGCATGAGCGAACGCGTCGGCGCTGTCCGCCTGGGCCAGGGCGGCGGCGAACCCTTCCTGGGCCGCGACGCCGGCCACGAGCGCAACTACTCGGACCAGATCGCCTACGTGGTGGACGAGGAAGTGCGCCGGCTGATCGAGCAGGCCCACGACGAGGCTTACGAGATCCTTACCGAGAACCGCGACATCCTGGACATCCTGGCCCTTGAGCTGCTGGAGCGCGAAACCCTCAACCAGTCCGAGATTGCCGACATCTTCCGCGACGTGCGCAAGCGCGACTTCCGCGAAGTGTGGCTGTCCAAGGAAACCCGTCCTGTCCAGATGGCAGGCCCCGTGGAGTCCCGCCAGGAAAGGGCGGAACGCGAGGCGCAGGAAGAGGCAAAGAAGGCCCGGCTGGACGAGCCTTTGGACGCCCAGCCGCCGCACTCGCAGGGCGTTCCGGAGGACGCTCCGTTTCACGGAGGCACCTCCGACTCGGGGCCTGACACCCTTCGCGGCTAA
- the folE gene encoding GTP cyclohydrolase I FolE, protein MTSFDDDDVPASAVHLAEDGSHHSKREKVDRPRIEAAVREILLAIGEDPDRGGLRDTPKRVAKAYAEVFAGLHHDPADVLSTTFDLDHEELVLVKDIPFYSTCEHHLVPFHGVAHVGYIPSHDGKVTGLSKLARLVDIYARRPQVQERLTTEIVEAMVRYLKPRGAIVVVECEHMCMSMRGIRKPGAKTVTSAVRGQLHDPATRAEAMSLILGR, encoded by the coding sequence GTGACTTCTTTCGACGACGACGACGTTCCCGCCTCCGCCGTACACCTGGCGGAGGACGGATCCCACCATTCGAAACGCGAAAAGGTGGACCGGCCGAGGATCGAGGCGGCCGTCCGCGAGATCCTCCTTGCCATTGGCGAGGACCCGGACCGCGGCGGCCTGCGCGACACCCCGAAGCGGGTTGCGAAGGCGTACGCCGAGGTCTTCGCGGGACTGCACCACGATCCTGCTGACGTGCTGTCCACCACCTTCGACCTGGACCATGAGGAACTGGTCCTGGTCAAGGACATCCCGTTCTACTCCACCTGCGAGCACCACCTGGTGCCGTTCCACGGGGTGGCCCACGTGGGGTACATTCCGTCCCACGACGGCAAGGTCACCGGGCTGAGCAAGCTGGCCCGCCTGGTGGACATCTACGCCCGCCGCCCGCAGGTGCAGGAGCGCCTCACCACTGAAATCGTCGAAGCGATGGTCCGCTACCTCAAGCCCCGTGGCGCCATCGTGGTCGTTGAATGCGAACACATGTGCATGTCGATGCGCGGTATCCGCAAGCCCGGAGCGAAGACCGTCACCAGTGCGGTCCGCGGGCAGCTTCATGACCCGGCCACCCGTGCCGAAGCCATGAGCCTCATCCTCGGAAGGTAA
- the folP gene encoding dihydropteroate synthase has translation MDSLAAAPGTGPATSPLPILRKPRPAARFEGLPTDRTLVMGILNVTPDSFSDGGKHATADTAIAAGLRMFYAGADIIDVGGESTRPGADDVSPEEEQRRVLPVIEALVKAGALVSIDTTHASTAAAAVKAGAAIINDISGLSIEPEMAEFVAASKVPYVLTHRRGDARTMNSLAEYTDVAGEVVAELAGVRDKLYAAGVSQEQIIIDPGLGFAKNDAQNWELLQNLDQLDSLGHKVLVGASRKRFLGTLLTVAGKSAAPEERDGATAAITAISAYRGAWAVRVHEVGSSLDAVKVAARMAAASAAQAVPKNQ, from the coding sequence ATGGATTCACTCGCTGCAGCCCCTGGAACGGGGCCCGCAACCTCCCCGCTGCCCATCCTGCGCAAGCCCCGCCCGGCCGCGCGCTTCGAAGGCCTGCCCACCGACCGCACCCTGGTCATGGGAATCCTCAACGTCACCCCCGATTCCTTCAGCGACGGCGGGAAGCACGCCACGGCGGACACCGCCATCGCCGCTGGCCTGCGGATGTTTTACGCGGGTGCGGACATCATCGACGTCGGCGGCGAATCCACCCGGCCCGGCGCTGACGACGTCAGCCCGGAAGAAGAACAGCGCCGCGTCCTGCCGGTGATCGAGGCCCTGGTGAAGGCCGGCGCACTGGTCAGCATCGACACAACGCATGCCTCGACGGCGGCAGCGGCGGTAAAAGCCGGCGCAGCCATCATCAACGACATCTCCGGCCTGAGCATCGAGCCCGAAATGGCCGAGTTCGTGGCGGCCTCCAAGGTGCCGTACGTCCTCACCCACCGCCGTGGGGACGCCCGCACCATGAACTCCCTCGCCGAGTACACGGACGTTGCCGGTGAAGTGGTGGCCGAGCTGGCAGGAGTCCGCGACAAGCTCTACGCCGCCGGTGTCAGCCAGGAACAGATCATCATCGACCCCGGCCTGGGGTTCGCCAAGAATGACGCCCAGAACTGGGAGCTGCTGCAGAACCTGGACCAGCTGGACAGCCTGGGCCACAAGGTCCTGGTGGGCGCTTCCCGCAAGCGCTTCCTCGGCACCCTGCTGACGGTGGCCGGCAAGTCCGCCGCCCCGGAGGAACGGGACGGGGCCACAGCGGCGATCACAGCCATCAGCGCCTACCGCGGGGCTTGGGCCGTCCGTGTGCACGAGGTGGGGTCCAGCCTTGACGCCGTCAAGGTGGCTGCACGCATGGCCGCAGCATCCGCGGCACAAGCCGTACCCAAAAACCAATAG
- the folB gene encoding dihydroneopterin aldolase produces MDRITLTGVTAVGHHGVFDFERREGQPFVVDAVLHLDFTEAAKSDDVRDTAHYGEVAQRITDWITGEPLNLIEALAVRIADSLLSEFKLQAVDITVHKPQAPIAVPFGDVAVTVHRALVPAGHDGSGVQT; encoded by the coding sequence ATGGACAGGATTACGCTGACCGGAGTGACCGCCGTCGGCCATCACGGTGTCTTTGATTTCGAACGCCGGGAGGGCCAGCCTTTCGTGGTGGACGCAGTGCTCCACCTGGACTTCACCGAAGCGGCAAAGTCCGACGATGTGCGGGACACCGCGCACTACGGCGAGGTGGCGCAGCGTATCACCGACTGGATCACCGGCGAACCACTCAACCTCATCGAGGCACTCGCAGTGCGGATCGCCGACAGCCTCCTGTCCGAATTCAAGCTCCAGGCCGTGGACATCACCGTGCACAAGCCACAGGCTCCCATCGCGGTTCCTTTCGGGGACGTGGCTGTCACCGTCCACCGGGCACTGGTCCCCGCTGGCCATGACGGCTCCGGGGTGCAGACGTGA